In Triticum aestivum cultivar Chinese Spring chromosome 5B, IWGSC CS RefSeq v2.1, whole genome shotgun sequence, the following proteins share a genomic window:
- the LOC123116058 gene encoding chromosome transmission fidelity protein 8 has protein sequence MQIQVRCGCGEAACPEWAVVEVQGVLQPQPCFSGRIQGLHIGRLCSTSSAPTSKGGYTFTVGYHELAGSKVTLKKPLLVLRKKKNDKGDAGELGQGGQAAAEVELEVIGIIRHKILFKDRPKALISKPVPKEKKALPAAATPSTVPPAS, from the exons ATGCAGATCCAGGTCCGGTGCGGGTGCGGCGAGGCGGCGTGCCCGGAGTGGGCGGTGGTGGAGGTGCAGGGCGTGCTGCAGCCGCAGCCTTGCTTCTCCGGCCGCATCCAGGGCCTCCACATCGGCCGCCTCTGCTCCACCTCCTCCGCCCCGACTTCCAAG GGCGGGTACACCTTCACCGTGGGGTACCATGAGCTCGCCGGCTCGAAGGTGACTCTCAAGAAGCCCCTGCTtgtgctgaggaagaagaagaacgacaagggaGATGCCGGCGAGCTCGGCCAAGGTGGacaggcggcggcggaggtggagctGGAGGTGATCGGCATCATCCGGCACAAGATCCTCTTCAAGGACCGCCCCAAGGCCCTCATCTCAA AGCCGGTGCCCAAGGAGAAGAAGGCCCTGCCTGCAGCGGCGACCCCATCAACCGTGCCTCCCGCTTCCTGA